In Parcubacteria group bacterium CG10_big_fil_rev_8_21_14_0_10_36_14, the following are encoded in one genomic region:
- a CDS encoding glycosyl transferase encodes MKIIIVVPCFNEDTVLEKNIKDILQAITNFSYDFKIVISDNNSKDKTAEIGNMLAEKFEVIDYIFVPEQGKGVAVMDAWKRYDADIYGFMDADLATDLGALDLVLKEMNNYDIIIGSRRINGAKVKREFYRKITSRALNFLIRLFLHSKIKDTACGFKFFHKRVIREILPKVRDRHWTFDTELLILSERVGFKIKEIPVKWEEKKARVSRVVPLPTIVGYLKKIFELRK; translated from the coding sequence ATGAAAATTATTATTGTCGTACCGTGCTTTAATGAAGATACGGTGCTTGAAAAAAATATTAAAGATATCCTACAGGCGATTACAAATTTTTCGTATGATTTTAAAATTGTTATTAGTGATAATAATAGTAAGGATAAAACAGCGGAAATAGGGAATATGTTAGCGGAAAAATTTGAAGTAATAGATTATATTTTTGTCCCAGAGCAAGGTAAGGGGGTAGCGGTGATGGATGCATGGAAACGATATGATGCGGATATTTATGGTTTTATGGATGCTGACTTGGCAACGGATTTAGGTGCATTGGATCTTGTGCTGAAAGAAATGAATAATTATGACATTATAATTGGCTCTCGTAGAATTAATGGCGCAAAAGTGAAGCGGGAATTTTATAGAAAAATAACTAGCAGAGCCCTTAATTTTTTAATTAGATTATTTTTACATAGTAAAATAAAAGATACTGCTTGTGGATTTAAGTTTTTTCATAAGCGAGTAATACGGGAGATTTTACCAAAAGTGCGGGATCGGCATTGGACGTTTGATACGGAATTATTGATTTTATCAGAGCGGGTTGGATTTAAAATAAAAGAAATACCAGTTAAATGGGAAGAAAAAAAAGCACGTGTTTCACGGGTTGTTCCTCTCCCTACAATAGTCGGATATTTAAAGAAAATTTTTGAACTTAGGAAGTGA
- a CDS encoding ferredoxin gives MKIKIDKDLCIGCGTCAALCDEVFKLNDEFKAELKAGANLDTPCLKEAIEACPVEAIKIEE, from the coding sequence ATGAAAATTAAAATAGACAAAGACCTTTGTATTGGTTGTGGAACGTGCGCAGCGTTGTGTGACGAAGTTTTTAAGCTCAACGATGAGTTTAAGGCAGAGTTAAAAGCTGGCGCAAATTTGGATACGCCCTGTCTTAAAGAGGCTATAGAAGCTTGCCCGGTTGAGGCAATAAAAATAGAAGAATAA
- a CDS encoding cysteine desulfurase NifS, whose protein sequence is MKNIYLDNAATTKVRDDVLTEILPFFNDKFGNPSSFHGSGKVAKDSIESAREKIAKILNCRIGEIIFTGGGTESDNLAILGTARANKGKGGHIITLKIEHPAVLEACKELEKEGFEITYLPVGKDGIIKLDELKKALRKDTILVSIMYANNEIGTIQPIKEIAKIIRDNTKKKETSFPYFHTDACQAAGALDLDIQKLGVDMLTLNGSKIYGPKGVGTLFVKKSIKLQPLIFGGGQESGLRGGTESVPSIVGLAKALELAQAEKEKESVRLIKLRDYFIKELLGQIRGAELNGDIKFRLPNNINISIPRVEGEAMVLYLDSKGIYCSTGSACSSSSLKPSHVLLAIGRSHEMAHNSLRFTLGRDTKKSDLDYVIAVLPEIVKKLTEISSL, encoded by the coding sequence ATGAAAAATATTTATTTGGATAATGCCGCAACAACAAAAGTTCGGGATGATGTATTAACGGAAATACTTCCTTTTTTTAATGATAAGTTTGGCAATCCTTCTAGTTTTCATGGTTCCGGAAAAGTCGCTAAAGATTCGATAGAAAGCGCTCGAGAGAAGATTGCTAAAATTTTGAATTGCAGAATCGGAGAAATTATTTTTACAGGAGGAGGAACAGAAAGTGATAACTTGGCTATTTTGGGCACAGCGCGAGCGAATAAAGGAAAAGGTGGACATATCATTACCCTAAAGATTGAGCACCCTGCCGTTCTTGAGGCATGCAAAGAATTAGAAAAAGAAGGATTTGAAATAACTTATTTACCGGTAGGAAAAGATGGAATTATAAAATTAGATGAATTAAAAAAGGCTTTGCGAAAAGATACGATTTTAGTTTCTATAATGTATGCGAATAATGAAATTGGAACAATACAGCCCATAAAAGAGATTGCGAAAATAATTAGAGATAATACTAAAAAGAAAGAAACAAGTTTCCCTTATTTTCACACAGATGCCTGTCAGGCGGCAGGAGCGTTGGATTTGGATATACAAAAATTAGGAGTTGATATGCTAACTTTGAATGGAAGTAAAATATATGGGCCGAAAGGAGTTGGCACGCTTTTTGTAAAAAAAAGTATTAAATTACAGCCTTTAATTTTTGGTGGAGGCCAAGAAAGCGGATTACGTGGAGGGACAGAAAGCGTCCCGTCAATCGTTGGATTAGCAAAAGCATTAGAATTGGCGCAGGCGGAAAAAGAAAAAGAGAGCGTCCGTCTCATAAAACTTCGCGATTATTTTATAAAAGAACTTTTAGGTCAAATAAGAGGAGCGGAATTAAATGGTGATATAAAATTTCGTTTACCAAATAATATAAATATATCTATTCCTCGTGTTGAAGGTGAAGCAATGGTTTTATATTTAGATAGTAAGGGTATCTATTGCTCAACCGGTTCTGCTTGTAGTTCAAGCTCGCTAAAGCCCTCCCATGTTCTTTTGGCGATTGGTCGGTCACATGAAATGGCGCATAATAGTTTGCGTTTTACACTTGGTAGAGATACCAAAAAATCTGATCTGGATTATGTAATAGCAGTTTTGCCGGAAATTGTTAAAAAGTTAACAGAAATTTCTTCATTATAA